One Leptospira wolbachii serovar Codice str. CDC genomic region harbors:
- a CDS encoding peptidase domain-containing ABC transporter: MQSEVRRNLEKIRTVFRSNYLLAELDEAERESLLPFIEVRFVRLGQNLIKANQMPEYIHFVLTGRFGMKQNKQDLSLGRYTFVEVGESIGERITLTKTPSKHDYYALEPSIVLLLPTSRFLKLVESHPEIAEKAKHREEEQEKFHYVRKLSFFDELSPEEIKLILKSIQLVKVPQGDFIFAEGEEGDAAYIVRSGKIQIRTENPRKIISIMRSGDILGEIAIFKQQKRLASAVTSEDSDLYKIPGSVFRKVIGVEKGNKLEEIVQSRLLRYSTYKAKEKEENIIRPFVSKRFEFRKATKKVYIEQVTTEEHTLVGLVCSELALRVFDKPLPTNWKIRIKNELSRNIVPGIFELAIELEKLGFLTKQQHLSPDQLVELENPVFITDDESVPCLLYLYDLELDAVLISHPIKGVYELPISQFLHIWDGVILQFSPAPATMSADVSLISFFKELRTLFSPKRSEIRWILVATIFSAFLTLSLPYLIRQVVDQVLVFSDRNFLFTIVIGVALAVFFQTLFSLFRNLISIGLMQSLEYNYFVRFFQHILNLTLPEFRKFETGDFTQRLKENQRILEITQRSGLFLILDLVTLPIYLFILFRLDSSLSFVGLFFLIVYSLFVVRSSSKIKKLQKHSFESKKKTTSFFLSLFAGMPLIKSSAMESRYLSKGLNEIARTILTNLRVGKRVHVLQLISKFFEQIGLIAVITFGVSDVLDESLTLGSFLAFLVLYSLLMEPIVRLCHVYEDLSELRESRARLTEIYSLPGEIVSQRPFGELPRLSGKITLDHISFRYSETSPDILSDINLEIEAGEKIAIVGRSGCGKSTLMRVMMGTLTPSKGKVFVDSFDLSTLDPEEVRIQFGAVEQHPILFSGTIAENLSKKNPSLNKESLLAGAKLASVDHFVDRFPMKYETKIGESGIGLSGGQRQRLAIARALVTNPSILFLDEPTSALDSETESHIQSQWETVFQDRTVIQISHRLHSTVSADKIIVLDEGRIVEMGTHAELITTKGFYYHLFPTLSEGDKDV, translated from the coding sequence ATGCAATCTGAAGTTAGGCGAAATCTTGAAAAAATCCGCACAGTGTTTCGAAGTAATTATTTACTAGCGGAACTGGACGAAGCAGAAAGGGAAAGCCTACTACCATTTATTGAAGTACGTTTTGTTCGGTTAGGACAAAATCTAATTAAAGCCAACCAAATGCCGGAATACATTCATTTTGTATTAACTGGTCGATTTGGAATGAAACAAAACAAACAAGACTTGAGTTTGGGTAGATATACTTTTGTTGAAGTCGGTGAATCCATTGGGGAAAGAATCACTCTCACGAAAACTCCGTCTAAACATGATTATTATGCACTTGAGCCTTCTATAGTACTTTTACTCCCTACATCTCGTTTTTTAAAGTTAGTTGAATCGCATCCAGAAATTGCAGAAAAAGCAAAACATAGAGAAGAAGAACAAGAAAAGTTTCATTATGTTCGTAAACTTAGTTTCTTTGATGAACTATCACCAGAAGAGATCAAACTCATTCTCAAATCCATACAGTTAGTAAAAGTCCCACAAGGAGATTTTATATTTGCGGAAGGGGAAGAAGGAGACGCCGCATACATTGTTCGATCGGGGAAAATCCAGATTCGAACAGAAAATCCAAGAAAGATTATCTCCATTATGCGTTCGGGAGATATCCTTGGTGAGATTGCTATCTTCAAACAACAGAAACGATTAGCAAGTGCAGTAACCTCAGAAGATTCCGATTTATACAAAATACCTGGTTCTGTTTTTCGTAAGGTTATTGGTGTAGAAAAAGGAAACAAACTAGAAGAAATTGTTCAGTCACGTTTACTTCGTTATTCGACTTACAAGGCGAAAGAAAAAGAAGAAAATATAATACGACCGTTTGTCTCTAAACGTTTCGAATTTAGAAAGGCAACTAAAAAAGTATACATAGAGCAAGTCACTACAGAGGAACATACATTAGTTGGTCTAGTTTGTTCCGAATTGGCTTTAAGAGTATTCGACAAACCTCTCCCAACAAACTGGAAAATTAGGATTAAAAATGAGTTAAGTAGGAATATTGTCCCTGGTATTTTTGAATTAGCGATTGAGCTTGAGAAGTTGGGTTTTTTAACCAAACAACAACACCTTTCTCCAGACCAACTTGTTGAATTAGAAAATCCTGTTTTTATTACTGATGATGAAAGTGTTCCTTGTTTGTTGTATCTATATGATTTAGAGTTAGATGCGGTTCTTATCTCACATCCAATCAAAGGAGTTTACGAACTTCCAATTTCTCAATTTTTACATATTTGGGATGGAGTGATATTGCAGTTTTCACCGGCACCGGCCACAATGTCTGCCGATGTTAGTTTGATTAGCTTTTTTAAAGAACTCCGAACTTTGTTTAGTCCCAAACGAAGTGAAATTCGTTGGATCTTGGTTGCCACAATATTTTCTGCCTTTTTAACATTGTCTTTACCTTATTTGATACGCCAAGTGGTGGATCAGGTATTAGTCTTTTCGGATAGAAATTTTCTATTTACCATAGTGATTGGAGTGGCTCTCGCGGTATTTTTCCAAACACTGTTTTCTTTATTTAGAAATCTAATTTCCATTGGGCTTATGCAAAGTTTGGAATATAATTATTTTGTACGATTTTTCCAACATATACTCAACTTAACTTTACCGGAATTCCGTAAATTTGAAACGGGTGACTTTACCCAAAGGTTAAAAGAAAACCAAAGGATATTAGAAATCACACAAAGATCTGGTTTATTTTTGATTCTAGATTTAGTGACTCTCCCGATTTATCTTTTCATCTTATTTCGTCTGGATAGTAGCCTATCCTTTGTTGGCCTTTTCTTTTTAATCGTTTATTCATTGTTTGTTGTTCGTTCCAGTTCCAAAATCAAAAAATTACAAAAACATAGTTTCGAATCAAAAAAGAAAACTACTTCCTTTTTCTTATCATTATTTGCAGGAATGCCACTCATCAAATCATCAGCGATGGAAAGTCGTTATCTTTCTAAAGGTTTGAATGAAATAGCAAGAACCATCCTCACCAACTTACGAGTTGGGAAACGAGTCCATGTTTTGCAGTTGATAAGTAAATTCTTTGAACAAATTGGTCTGATAGCAGTGATTACATTCGGTGTAAGTGATGTTTTAGATGAATCATTGACCTTGGGGAGTTTTTTGGCTTTTTTGGTGCTCTATTCACTTTTGATGGAACCGATAGTTAGGCTTTGTCATGTATATGAAGATTTAAGCGAATTACGTGAGTCTCGAGCACGGCTGACAGAAATTTATTCACTTCCTGGAGAGATTGTCAGCCAACGACCCTTTGGTGAATTGCCCAGACTTTCTGGAAAAATTACCTTAGACCATATTAGTTTTCGTTATTCAGAAACAAGTCCCGATATACTTTCTGATATCAATTTGGAAATAGAAGCAGGCGAAAAAATAGCTATTGTGGGAAGGAGTGGGTGTGGGAAATCCACTTTGATGAGGGTTATGATGGGAACACTCACACCAAGTAAAGGAAAAGTATTTGTGGACTCATTCGATCTTTCCACATTAGATCCTGAAGAAGTAAGAATTCAGTTTGGAGCCGTGGAACAACATCCAATTTTATTTTCTGGAACTATCGCTGAAAATTTATCCAAAAAAAATCCATCCCTAAACAAAGAATCTTTGTTAGCTGGTGCAAAATTAGCCTCTGTTGATCATTTTGTTGATAGATTTCCAATGAAATATGAAACAAAAATTGGAGAATCGGGAATTGGCCTTTCAGGTGGGCAAAGGCAAAGGTTGGCAATCGCTAGAGCTTTAGTGACTAATCCAAGTATTTTGTTCTTAGATGAACCAACATCGGCCTTAGATTCTGAAACAGAATCACATATCCAATCTCAGTGGGAAACAGTCTTTCAGGATAGAACGGTCATTCAAATCTCTCACAGACTTCACAGTACAGTCAGTGCTGATAAAATCATTGTGTTGGATGAAGGTCGGATTGTAGAGATGGGAACTCATGCTGAGTTGATTACAACCAAAGGTTTCTATTACCATTTGTTCCCAACATTAAGTGAAGGGGATAAAGATGTTTAA
- a CDS encoding ATP-binding cassette domain-containing protein, translating into MKNLKEIPRVVSEDEFLSTLPTNELKKLVRLFEFRSLVANDRIGGNELEPTPILIVETGRIQVKLKINEKELLIRTLTEGSFYGVAELSSDSLKKQLFQVEENSKVRVLSQAQFIKFIESDKTKKQLWNEYKENVQLRDELRIHPYFRKLSNPEIQELAKVLVKRKISSGQILMKEGNKSSSLFFIRSGRFKVTKSTWQKDYFSFVEAGSVLGEMGVLEKKVRNATVTAVEESFVYELSSKDAESFFKKSESLLITIRSIMSERKLNLGDGIEEDKFETSSIYEEDKFHFLPKLKFSPPLRNQLRFPFLFQDGKSQSGDACRKMIFRYWGFSFADYDADSAFPDFDPDIRPNHWKSSFGEGKGDCYFVNWKEHEVELNNNPAINFFENSKYVIVKSIGPKKVLIVDPEYGEMSISREEWEQKSSNVVIYFIPKVRPDQKWEWKNRFFSGLAEYFLPAIQYLKAGIVASFVIKGLEVFIPLVNLYLIDAVLLQENKEFFLPVVLVVVLLSFSQSFLGYFRSNVIFFTSNRVNQTIAIRFLVKLISLPISFFERNRKGEILNRWEEIESVILFFSDQGAMKIFDLLFSSLVFVIFLFLSPLLLVIIGFLILPEMLILRALTPKIIEETKKESLKKSETLSYFIETIHGFETIKNLGATYSHRWDFEKRLTTQLNSEGKKLFYSNLIFTNTEFFKQITIVIVMLVGSILILKDQMTLGTLYAIIGLVAYIRNPIVSLYDDFLKFQKANMSWNRLRSFESLDSEMTDRDNLFKVDLPEVKGNIEFNNLTFFYDTLKPESGIRNLKIKIQAGKKVAFVGRSGSGKSTILKLILGLYKPQEGEIIIDDVSLDEIWLPSLRTKIGVLFQENPLIAGTVRENISITKPEATLSEVVEAAKLACIHDDIVKLPLGYDTEISERGFIFSGGQKQRVSLARLFLQRPNLLLLDEPTASLDKETEARILSHINSVFAEATIITVAHRLDTIRNYDQIFVLERGKLEGKGSHRELLSKGGIYQLLHSKQEAIR; encoded by the coding sequence TTGAAAAACTTAAAAGAAATTCCTAGAGTTGTTAGTGAGGATGAATTTTTATCTACACTACCAACTAACGAGTTGAAGAAGTTAGTTCGTTTATTTGAATTTAGATCTCTTGTCGCAAATGATAGGATAGGAGGAAATGAATTAGAGCCGACACCAATCCTAATTGTTGAAACGGGTAGGATTCAAGTTAAATTAAAAATTAACGAAAAAGAACTATTGATTCGAACTTTAACGGAAGGCTCTTTCTATGGAGTTGCCGAATTATCTTCGGATTCATTAAAAAAACAACTATTCCAAGTAGAAGAGAATTCGAAGGTTCGCGTTTTATCACAAGCTCAATTTATAAAATTCATTGAATCTGATAAAACTAAAAAGCAGTTATGGAATGAATATAAAGAAAACGTACAACTTCGTGATGAATTAAGAATCCATCCCTATTTTAGAAAACTATCGAATCCAGAAATTCAAGAGTTAGCCAAAGTTTTAGTAAAACGAAAGATATCCTCTGGCCAAATACTAATGAAAGAAGGAAACAAAAGTTCTTCTTTGTTTTTTATTCGATCGGGAAGGTTCAAGGTCACTAAATCTACTTGGCAGAAAGATTATTTTTCCTTCGTCGAAGCAGGTTCTGTGTTAGGTGAAATGGGGGTGTTGGAGAAAAAAGTAAGAAATGCAACAGTGACTGCTGTGGAAGAAAGTTTTGTTTATGAACTTTCTTCGAAAGATGCTGAAAGTTTTTTCAAAAAATCAGAAAGTCTATTGATCACCATTCGTTCGATTATGAGCGAAAGGAAACTAAACTTAGGTGATGGTATTGAAGAAGATAAATTCGAAACATCTTCGATATATGAAGAAGATAAGTTTCATTTTTTACCTAAGTTAAAATTTTCACCGCCACTACGAAATCAATTAAGGTTTCCATTTTTGTTTCAAGATGGTAAGTCACAATCTGGTGATGCATGTCGCAAAATGATATTTCGTTATTGGGGATTTTCCTTTGCTGATTATGATGCGGATTCAGCTTTTCCTGATTTTGATCCAGACATCAGGCCGAATCATTGGAAGAGTAGTTTTGGAGAAGGAAAAGGAGACTGTTATTTTGTAAATTGGAAAGAACATGAGGTAGAATTAAATAACAATCCGGCCATAAACTTTTTTGAGAATTCTAAGTACGTAATCGTGAAGTCCATTGGGCCAAAAAAAGTTCTCATCGTTGACCCAGAGTATGGCGAGATGAGTATTTCTCGAGAAGAATGGGAACAAAAATCTTCGAATGTAGTTATCTATTTCATTCCTAAGGTAAGACCAGATCAAAAATGGGAATGGAAAAATAGATTTTTTTCTGGGCTTGCCGAATATTTTTTACCTGCAATTCAATATTTAAAAGCAGGTATTGTTGCAAGTTTTGTGATTAAAGGTTTAGAAGTTTTTATACCTTTGGTGAATTTGTATTTGATCGACGCTGTTTTGTTACAAGAGAACAAAGAGTTTTTTCTTCCGGTAGTTTTAGTTGTTGTTTTACTTAGTTTTTCTCAATCCTTTCTTGGTTACTTCCGGTCCAACGTTATCTTTTTTACGAGTAATCGGGTAAATCAGACGATTGCCATTCGCTTTTTAGTAAAATTGATTTCTTTACCCATTTCCTTTTTTGAGAGGAATCGAAAAGGAGAGATCCTGAATCGTTGGGAGGAGATTGAATCAGTGATTTTATTTTTCTCTGACCAAGGTGCAATGAAAATTTTTGACTTACTTTTTAGTTCGTTGGTATTTGTTATCTTTCTCTTTCTTTCTCCACTATTGCTGGTAATTATTGGTTTTTTAATCTTGCCCGAGATGTTAATCCTTCGTGCACTTACTCCTAAAATCATTGAAGAAACAAAAAAAGAATCACTGAAAAAATCAGAAACACTAAGTTACTTCATAGAAACCATCCACGGTTTTGAAACAATCAAAAATCTAGGTGCTACATATTCTCACCGTTGGGATTTTGAAAAAAGACTTACGACTCAATTGAATTCAGAAGGGAAAAAGCTTTTTTATTCTAACTTGATTTTTACTAATACTGAATTTTTTAAACAGATAACTATCGTCATAGTCATGTTAGTTGGCAGTATTCTGATTCTGAAAGACCAGATGACCCTTGGAACCTTGTATGCGATCATTGGTCTTGTTGCTTACATTCGAAATCCAATTGTTTCTTTGTATGATGATTTTTTGAAATTTCAAAAGGCCAACATGTCCTGGAATCGATTGCGTAGTTTTGAATCTCTGGATAGCGAAATGACCGATAGAGACAATTTATTTAAAGTGGATTTACCGGAAGTAAAAGGGAATATAGAGTTTAATAATCTTACTTTTTTTTATGATACATTAAAACCAGAATCAGGAATTCGTAATCTAAAAATTAAAATTCAAGCTGGTAAAAAAGTGGCCTTTGTCGGTCGGAGTGGAAGTGGAAAATCCACAATTTTGAAACTGATACTTGGTCTATATAAACCACAAGAAGGGGAAATTATCATTGATGATGTTTCTTTGGATGAAATTTGGCTTCCAAGTTTACGAACAAAAATTGGTGTGCTCTTCCAAGAGAATCCTTTGATTGCGGGAACTGTCAGAGAAAATATTTCGATCACAAAACCAGAAGCAACACTCAGCGAAGTAGTAGAGGCGGCCAAACTTGCTTGTATCCATGACGATATCGTAAAACTTCCGCTTGGTTATGATACGGAAATCTCTGAGAGAGGTTTTATATTTTCTGGGGGACAAAAACAAAGAGTGTCACTCGCTCGATTGTTTTTACAAAGACCGAATCTCCTATTGTTGGATGAGCCAACTGCCTCTTTGGATAAGGAAACGGAAGCCCGGATTCTGTCTCATATAAATTCTGTTTTTGCAGAAGCAACCATCATCACAGTGGCCCACAGATTAGATACAATCCGTAATTATGACCAAATTTTTGTATTGGAACGAGGAAAATTGGAGGGTAAGGGCAGTCACCGGGAATTGCTTTCTAAAGGTGGAATTTACCAATTACTTCATTCCAAACAGGAAGCGATCCGATAA
- a CDS encoding HlyD family efflux transporter periplasmic adaptor subunit produces MFKKFKNIKETDSNWESRHSASYYDELLKHPAPNWERKGIYLITAFFICFILFLVFGRVDVVVQATGSIRPKGNYHMVEALETGTLTNLYVKSGDFLKKGEPIMELEFSEQQIELSKDTNNLDYEEKKLQRLIRNKREAEKILKNLAYNLENNSGSALSGGVLNKFVSLKKAFMDFQNGVGAKFIYDQSLLEFNEEFGNLKDEIQREENVISSLRGDTKLKRERVANAVIRMPFSGIIGELSVNNVGQNIIRGQTVASLMEEGQPLEAIVEVSSKDIGAVRIGLTSVIKVKAFHQNDFGVVEGTVSQIIPNTKEKDSFSVILILGTQDLNQDGKEFRLFPGLKVVADIVIDRKSIYQILFRSADPRN; encoded by the coding sequence ATGTTTAAAAAATTTAAAAACATAAAAGAAACTGATTCTAACTGGGAATCAAGACATTCAGCATCCTATTATGATGAGTTATTAAAACACCCTGCACCCAATTGGGAGAGAAAAGGAATTTATCTCATCACTGCATTTTTTATCTGTTTTATTTTGTTCTTAGTTTTCGGACGAGTGGATGTTGTTGTACAAGCAACAGGTTCCATTCGACCAAAGGGAAACTACCACATGGTAGAAGCTTTGGAAACGGGAACACTGACAAATCTATATGTAAAATCTGGGGACTTTCTTAAAAAAGGTGAGCCCATAATGGAATTAGAATTTTCAGAGCAACAAATTGAATTATCAAAAGATACAAATAACTTAGATTATGAAGAGAAAAAATTACAACGTTTAATTCGAAATAAAAGAGAAGCGGAAAAGATACTAAAAAACTTAGCTTATAATTTAGAAAACAATTCAGGATCTGCTTTGTCGGGTGGAGTATTAAATAAATTCGTAAGCTTAAAAAAAGCATTTATGGATTTTCAAAACGGTGTTGGAGCAAAATTTATTTATGATCAAAGTTTATTAGAGTTTAACGAAGAATTCGGGAACTTAAAGGACGAAATTCAAAGAGAAGAAAATGTGATTTCGAGTCTTCGAGGTGATACGAAGTTAAAACGAGAAAGAGTTGCTAATGCAGTCATACGAATGCCTTTTTCCGGTATCATTGGAGAACTTTCTGTCAATAACGTGGGACAAAATATCATTCGAGGTCAGACGGTTGCGTCCTTAATGGAAGAAGGTCAACCATTAGAAGCAATAGTCGAAGTTAGTAGTAAAGATATCGGGGCCGTCCGCATTGGACTAACATCAGTGATCAAGGTAAAAGCTTTCCACCAAAATGATTTTGGTGTAGTGGAAGGAACCGTTTCACAAATCATCCCCAATACAAAAGAAAAAGATTCATTTTCCGTGATTCTTATTTTAGGTACACAAGATTTAAATCAAGATGGTAAAGAATTCCGGTTGTTTCCCGGTTTAAAGGTAGTTGCGGATATCGTCATCGATAGAAAGAGCATCTATCAAATTTTATTTCGTTCTGCAGATCCTAGGAATTAA
- a CDS encoding TolC family protein, translating to MIRFYLYILTVFVSIFLVSNLWSDAVDFHDLPKLVGEKSYELKLKEMEIERKKVDIDSKNLRYLPSVNLEHSPFFEALRGDGYNRKGWSTSLNLNWNFQDQGNTVLTNLILELEYERLLLEYRALYQKELFDQAFQYAETLKLLAFYDYDFSNESDADKQFQTVQKLYKQGIESYLVTQNSKVDYFFYKYNAIKSRLDQQKSQSIFRRKFLLKDVSLKEIPERDYKILPLESTLTEYEKNLTDLNFDIILTINQVKILEVQKLVRFNELWVPDFFVNVYNQSNRESFSGLSGTWANSMEVYDYSRNDFSRYARSSDADFNVGGNFGFRFPLFNRWLSKNEFDKSKIEIKLAKSQSQFLRENTGLYLFELIQQHNNLIELYDISRESKRIAEENYQIMEKAYKTGSASIIELQTVDRRLRDVMRNEIQNRYDLIQLRLQIGLLLGDTMKFLNN from the coding sequence GTGATTCGTTTTTATTTATATATACTTACTGTTTTTGTATCGATTTTTCTGGTTTCTAATTTATGGTCAGATGCGGTAGATTTTCATGACTTACCTAAGTTAGTTGGAGAAAAGTCTTATGAATTGAAATTGAAAGAGATGGAAATTGAACGAAAAAAAGTTGATATTGATTCAAAAAATTTACGTTATTTACCTTCTGTCAATTTAGAACATTCTCCTTTTTTCGAAGCACTACGAGGAGATGGTTATAATAGAAAGGGTTGGAGTACATCTTTAAATCTTAATTGGAATTTCCAAGACCAGGGAAATACAGTTCTGACCAATTTGATTTTGGAATTGGAATACGAACGATTGTTATTGGAATATCGAGCCTTATACCAAAAAGAGTTGTTTGACCAAGCATTTCAATATGCTGAGACTCTGAAACTTTTAGCATTCTATGATTACGATTTTTCAAATGAATCGGATGCGGACAAACAATTTCAGACTGTTCAAAAACTTTATAAACAAGGAATTGAATCATATTTAGTGACTCAAAACTCTAAAGTAGATTATTTCTTTTATAAATACAACGCAATCAAGTCTAGGTTAGATCAACAAAAAAGCCAATCCATATTTAGAAGAAAGTTTTTATTAAAAGACGTTTCTTTGAAAGAGATTCCAGAACGTGATTACAAAATCCTTCCTTTGGAATCTACTTTAACTGAATATGAAAAGAACTTAACGGATCTTAATTTTGATATTATTTTGACTATTAATCAAGTGAAGATATTAGAAGTCCAAAAGTTGGTTCGGTTCAACGAACTTTGGGTTCCTGATTTTTTTGTGAATGTTTACAACCAGTCCAATCGGGAATCTTTTTCGGGTTTGAGTGGTACATGGGCAAACTCTATGGAAGTTTATGATTATAGTCGAAATGATTTTAGTCGGTATGCTAGATCTTCCGATGCAGATTTTAATGTTGGTGGTAATTTTGGATTTCGATTCCCTTTGTTCAATCGTTGGTTGTCTAAAAACGAATTTGATAAATCTAAAATTGAAATCAAATTAGCAAAATCCCAATCTCAGTTTTTACGCGAGAATACTGGATTGTATCTCTTTGAATTGATCCAACAACATAACAACTTGATAGAGTTATATGATATTTCACGTGAAAGTAAACGTATTGCTGAAGAGAATTATCAAATTATGGAAAAAGCCTATAAAACTGGATCCGCTTCCATTATTGAATTGCAAACGGTTGATAGGCGAC